The following are encoded together in the Parabacteroides chongii genome:
- a CDS encoding OmpA family protein translates to MRKRIIEGIAGLGLLAVLPACHTQKQAIPSADLYALAAGPVEIVSEQGAQSPAKTQGRSILIPQLQVDAQSVYNKMITYINPDEELLPTVSVAKLAAYIDFPAGSVQVNPKYGNNRAELAKLDGQLKPLLQAGSGKIKKIRIIGYASPDGNTKTNEQLAGNRSIQFKNYLQKQLHLPNDGLITVDWVGEDWEGLQRLIAGSDKKYSSRVLSIFQLTDDPDSRRKQIKAIDNGAVYKDIEKSFFSRLRRMELAVETESEMVSVNDPQLIEKVYNQPDKVSLQDFFRVAALYRPGTEQYREIYEIAAYTYPACKVAQLNAAAAALSQGDKESARYFFQQVNGDPRAYNNLGVLSLMDGDKENAAGYFRKYLPQNPRIARENLNYLE, encoded by the coding sequence ATGCGAAAAAGAATTATTGAGGGAATTGCCGGCTTAGGTTTGCTGGCTGTTCTGCCGGCTTGCCACACACAGAAGCAAGCCATCCCGTCAGCCGACCTGTATGCGCTAGCCGCAGGTCCAGTAGAAATCGTATCGGAACAGGGAGCGCAGTCTCCTGCCAAGACGCAGGGAAGAAGCATTCTGATCCCCCAATTGCAGGTAGATGCCCAGTCTGTTTATAACAAGATGATCACGTACATCAACCCCGATGAAGAACTGCTGCCTACTGTCTCGGTAGCGAAGCTGGCCGCTTACATCGATTTCCCGGCAGGCAGTGTACAGGTCAATCCGAAGTATGGAAATAACCGTGCCGAACTGGCGAAGCTGGACGGGCAGTTGAAACCCCTGTTGCAGGCCGGCAGTGGAAAAATCAAGAAGATCCGTATTATCGGTTATGCTTCTCCCGACGGCAATACGAAAACAAATGAACAACTGGCCGGTAACCGTTCGATCCAGTTTAAGAATTACCTGCAGAAACAGCTCCATTTGCCCAATGACGGGCTGATCACAGTCGACTGGGTAGGAGAAGACTGGGAGGGATTACAACGTCTTATTGCCGGATCGGATAAGAAATACAGCAGCCGTGTGTTGTCGATCTTCCAGTTGACCGATGATCCGGACAGCCGTCGTAAACAGATCAAGGCGATAGACAACGGAGCTGTTTACAAGGATATCGAGAAAAGTTTTTTCAGCCGTTTGCGCCGTATGGAGCTGGCCGTTGAAACCGAATCGGAAATGGTGTCCGTCAATGATCCTCAGTTAATCGAAAAAGTCTATAACCAGCCGGATAAAGTATCCCTGCAGGATTTCTTTCGCGTAGCCGCTTTATACCGTCCGGGTACGGAGCAATATCGTGAAATATATGAAATAGCAGCCTATACGTATCCTGCCTGTAAAGTAGCTCAACTGAATGCGGCAGCCGCCGCCTTATCACAGGGAGATAAAGAATCGGCCCGCTACTTCTTTCAGCAGGTAAATGGAGATCCGCGCGCTTACAATAACTTAGGGGTCTTGTCGTTGATGGATGGTGATAAGGAAAATGCAGCTGGTTATTTTCGAAAATATTTACCACAAAATCCACGTATAGCACGTGAGAATCTGAATTATTTAGAATAA
- a CDS encoding replicative DNA helicase, producing the protein MNTAGNKQQVQVHVNLDMEKAVIAGLLTNPDAIFDVMGHLRPEMFYHPGLRFVYASALSLVENGKVVDMLTIEQEMIRLDLSQYERLNGLSFISDMLLDVRTDHHIRYHADELVNNYLLRRMLDELKKKETEVVQASADVTSLLNGLDNLVDSLRSEQVHASTSEEAGKVAARVLEQSYAEQAGREAGRNTHIRTGFRELDQLTGGLYNGELVVIPARPSMGKSAVALWMALNAARAGKAVAFFSVEMSKEQLVMRLLSMLSGVDTDRLRFKGTTAAERERLAKAQEALEQLPLILEYCGSDTVEDMRAKAQALHKQGKLELLFIDYLNLINLIVSKNNLQETTDLALGNVVRKIKLMAEEMNIPVVLLAQMNRESERRPAPHLPVLSDLRNSGAIEQIADVVVFVYRAEKYNIFYDPKTKEDLRGVGLLLVAKNRNGATGAAKFRYNPAMTCLTDYDPQVI; encoded by the coding sequence ATGAATACAGCAGGAAATAAACAGCAGGTACAGGTACATGTCAACCTGGATATGGAAAAAGCGGTCATAGCAGGTTTACTGACTAATCCGGATGCTATTTTTGATGTGATGGGACATTTGAGACCGGAAATGTTTTATCATCCGGGGCTTCGTTTTGTATATGCTTCGGCGTTGTCGTTGGTGGAGAACGGAAAAGTGGTGGATATGTTGACGATCGAACAGGAAATGATCCGTTTGGATCTGTCGCAGTATGAACGGCTGAACGGATTGTCTTTCATTTCGGACATGTTGCTCGATGTACGTACGGATCATCATATCCGTTATCATGCCGATGAACTGGTGAATAACTACCTGTTGCGTCGCATGCTGGACGAATTGAAGAAAAAAGAAACGGAAGTGGTACAGGCTTCTGCTGATGTAACTTCGTTGCTGAACGGACTGGATAATCTGGTCGACTCGTTGCGTAGCGAACAGGTTCATGCATCGACATCGGAAGAAGCCGGAAAGGTGGCTGCCCGTGTGCTGGAACAATCGTATGCGGAACAGGCAGGTCGTGAAGCAGGCAGGAATACGCATATCCGTACCGGCTTCCGTGAGCTGGATCAGTTGACCGGTGGTTTGTATAACGGAGAGTTGGTGGTGATACCCGCCCGTCCCTCCATGGGAAAGTCGGCTGTGGCACTTTGGATGGCTCTGAATGCTGCCCGGGCAGGGAAAGCGGTCGCTTTTTTCAGCGTGGAGATGAGCAAGGAGCAGTTGGTAATGCGTTTGCTTTCTATGTTGAGCGGAGTCGATACCGACCGTTTGCGTTTCAAAGGGACTACGGCGGCAGAACGTGAACGCCTGGCAAAGGCGCAGGAGGCATTGGAGCAATTGCCGCTTATTCTGGAATATTGTGGTTCGGATACGGTCGAAGATATGCGGGCAAAGGCGCAGGCCTTGCACAAGCAGGGAAAGTTGGAGTTGTTGTTTATCGATTACCTGAACCTGATCAATCTGATTGTCTCTAAAAATAATTTGCAGGAGACGACTGATTTGGCTTTGGGGAATGTAGTCCGTAAGATCAAGCTGATGGCGGAAGAGATGAATATTCCAGTGGTATTGCTGGCACAGATGAATCGTGAAAGCGAACGTCGTCCGGCTCCGCATCTGCCGGTATTGAGTGATTTGCGTAATTCGGGAGCGATTGAACAGATTGCCGATGTGGTTGTCTTTGTATATCGTGCCGAAAAATACAATATATTTTATGATCCGAAAACGAAGGAAGACCTTCGTGGAGTAGGGCTTCTGCTGGTTGCCAA